One Thiocapsa sp. genomic window carries:
- a CDS encoding alpha/beta hydrolase, producing MDQSADALAASHGLTREVAPGRGFNHLIYRRPALPAGTDEPRGIHVYLEGDGRPWETRHRMASDPTPKNPLALKLMLRDPAPVLYVARPCYQGFAHAEGCRPALWTRDRYGPEIVQSMVSAIDRTLPPSERPPITLIGYSGGGVLAMLIAERLEGVDQVITVAANLDIDAWTDHHGYSRLTGSLNPARQVPLDPRIRQLHLSGDRDREVPPWAIERFRAVNPDATFKNISGFDHRCCWIAQWPRIPGEALLPSPR from the coding sequence TTGGATCAGTCTGCCGACGCGCTTGCGGCTTCGCATGGTTTGACCCGCGAGGTGGCGCCGGGGCGAGGGTTCAATCATCTGATCTATCGACGACCGGCATTGCCGGCGGGCACCGATGAACCGAGGGGGATCCACGTCTATCTGGAGGGCGATGGCCGGCCTTGGGAGACGCGTCATCGGATGGCTAGTGACCCGACGCCGAAGAATCCGCTCGCGCTCAAACTCATGTTGCGAGACCCGGCGCCCGTGTTGTATGTCGCTCGACCCTGTTATCAGGGGTTCGCTCACGCCGAAGGTTGCCGCCCCGCGCTGTGGACACGGGATCGTTACGGCCCGGAGATTGTACAGAGCATGGTGTCGGCCATCGATCGCACCTTGCCGCCGTCGGAGCGACCACCGATCACCTTGATCGGCTACAGCGGCGGCGGTGTGCTTGCCATGCTGATCGCGGAGCGGTTGGAGGGTGTCGATCAGGTGATCACGGTCGCAGCCAATCTGGATATCGATGCTTGGACGGACCATCACGGCTATAGTCGGTTGACTGGATCGCTGAATCCGGCCCGGCAAGTACCTCTCGACCCGCGAATCCGGCAGCTCCATCTGTCCGGTGATCGCGATCGGGAGGTTCCTCCCTGGGCCATCGAGCGATTCCGTGCGGTCAATCCCGACGCGACCTTCAAGAACATCTCGGGCTTCGACCACCGCTGCTGCTGGATCGCGCAGTGGCCGAGGATACCGGGAGAGGCTCTGCTCCCCTCGCCTCGATAG
- a CDS encoding peptidoglycan-binding protein, with translation MSAQGLPTIKSGSRGPYVTYCQNLLNARLHGQGCLWVDGIFGPKTDAAVRHYQGFHRLERDGVVGPLTWGSLEAGPPPIRKRPSAALAPVPESGGF, from the coding sequence ATGTCTGCTCAAGGCTTACCAACAATCAAGTCAGGGAGTCGCGGCCCCTATGTCACCTATTGCCAAAACCTGCTGAACGCCCGGCTGCATGGACAGGGATGCCTGTGGGTCGACGGCATCTTCGGCCCGAAAACCGACGCTGCGGTTCGACATTACCAAGGGTTCCATCGACTGGAGCGCGACGGCGTCGTCGGCCCCTTGACTTGGGGCTCACTCGAGGCTGGCCCGCCACCGATCAGGAAGCGGCCCTCGGCAGCCTTGGCGCCGGTTCCGGAATCCGGCGGATTCTAG
- a CDS encoding transglycosylase SLT domain-containing protein yields the protein MPANDETVFVPRGRVSRPSLPPIEVEYPDARGIPCRSRYTQAVLIGRGDDCGLRILHSEVSRHHVAIFPEAGQWWARDLGSSNGTLIDGRAIDKIPLEGTTTLALGPGGPRLKLILPKAQPVERASGSLEQISKHYFQDDPPGGAGEHTLMVRKAFRDLRRRQRAVYVGLIGAVVLLLVAVGGFALFQHQQLEQTASLANDIFYDMKELELQIVNLEVSIGDEASAELKAQVEESKRRLSAMRERYDAFVEKVQAARPVPLNSEDKIILHIARVFGETEVDVPDDFTAEVKSYIRKWQSSPRLVRAIRRLNENGYAPTIQRALTEHGLPPQFIYLALQESNFQPQIVGPPTRYGRAKGMWQFIPETGKRYGLQPGPLQHLGEYDPADQRHDFPKSTLAAAKYLKDIYRTDAQASGLLVMASYNWGEGNIIKRVRQMPANPRERNFWQLLRQHKIPKETYDYVFYIVAAAVIGENPALFGFDFENPLAP from the coding sequence ATGCCGGCCAACGACGAAACCGTTTTCGTTCCTCGCGGGAGGGTCTCGAGACCATCGCTTCCCCCGATCGAGGTCGAGTATCCGGATGCGCGTGGCATCCCCTGTCGCAGCCGTTACACCCAAGCGGTTCTGATCGGGCGGGGTGATGACTGCGGACTGCGCATCCTGCATTCGGAGGTCAGCCGTCATCATGTGGCGATCTTTCCCGAGGCGGGACAGTGGTGGGCCCGTGACCTCGGAAGCAGTAACGGCACCCTAATCGATGGACGTGCGATCGACAAGATCCCGCTTGAAGGAACCACGACCTTGGCGCTCGGTCCGGGAGGGCCGCGTCTCAAGTTGATCCTACCCAAGGCGCAGCCGGTCGAGCGGGCGTCCGGGTCGTTGGAGCAGATTTCCAAGCACTACTTCCAGGATGACCCACCGGGCGGGGCCGGCGAGCACACCCTGATGGTGCGCAAGGCGTTCCGGGATCTGCGGCGCCGGCAGCGTGCCGTCTATGTCGGACTCATCGGGGCGGTCGTCCTGCTTCTGGTCGCGGTCGGCGGTTTCGCCTTGTTTCAGCATCAGCAACTGGAGCAGACGGCGAGTCTTGCAAACGACATCTTTTACGACATGAAGGAGTTGGAGCTCCAGATCGTCAATCTGGAGGTCAGCATCGGCGACGAGGCATCCGCCGAGCTGAAGGCGCAGGTTGAGGAGTCGAAACGTCGCCTTTCAGCGATGCGCGAGCGCTACGACGCCTTCGTCGAGAAGGTCCAGGCGGCCAGGCCGGTGCCGCTGAACTCCGAGGACAAGATCATTCTGCATATCGCCCGCGTCTTCGGCGAGACCGAGGTGGATGTGCCCGACGATTTTACCGCGGAGGTCAAGTCCTACATCCGCAAGTGGCAATCCTCGCCGCGGCTTGTCCGGGCGATTCGCCGCCTCAACGAAAACGGGTACGCCCCGACCATCCAGCGTGCCCTGACCGAGCACGGTCTGCCGCCGCAGTTCATCTATCTTGCGCTGCAGGAGAGCAATTTTCAGCCTCAGATCGTCGGTCCACCGACCCGCTACGGCCGCGCCAAGGGGATGTGGCAGTTCATCCCCGAAACGGGCAAGCGATACGGTCTGCAGCCCGGGCCGCTGCAACACCTCGGCGAGTATGACCCCGCAGATCAGCGGCACGATTTCCCCAAGTCGACCCTGGCTGCCGCCAAGTATCTGAAGGACATCTATCGGACCGACGCCCAAGCCTCGGGCCTGTTGGTCATGGCCTCCTACAACTGGGGAGAGGGCAACATCATCAAGCGGGTGCGGCAGATGCCGGCGAATCCCCGCGAGCGCAACTTCTGGCAACTGCTGCGCCAGCACAAGATCCCGAAAGAGACCTACGATTATGTCTTCTACATCGTCGCCGCGGCGGTGATCGGCGAGAACCCGGCGTTGTTCGGATTCGACTTCGAGAACCCATTGGCGCCCTGA